One window of the Mycteria americana isolate JAX WOST 10 ecotype Jacksonville Zoo and Gardens unplaced genomic scaffold, USCA_MyAme_1.0 Scaffold_37, whole genome shotgun sequence genome contains the following:
- the LOC142403510 gene encoding olfactory receptor 14C36-like, which yields MSNNSSSITQFLLLAFADMRELQLLHFWLFLGIYLAALLGNGLIITAIACDHHLHTPMYFFLLNLSLLDLGSISTTVPKSMASSLWDTRTISYGGCAAQVFWFLFFVSSEYYLLTVMAYDRYVAICKPLHYVTVMDSRACIKMAAAAWGSGFLNAVLHVGNTFSIPFCQGNAVEQFFCEIPQLLKLSCSHSYVRKAGFTVVSLCVACGCFLFLVLSYVQIFTVVLRIPSEQGRHKAFSTCLPHVAVVSLFASSAMFAYLKSYSSSSPALNLVVAVLYAVVPPAVNPLIYSMRTQELKEALKRLIRCLLLQQE from the coding sequence ATGTCcaacaacagcagctccatcacccagtttcTCCTCCTGGCGTTTGCAGAcatgcgggagctgcagctcttgcacttctggctcttcctgggcatctacctggctgccctcctgggcaacggcctcatcatcaccgccatagcctgtgaccaccatctccacacccccatgtacttcttcctcctcaacctctccctcctcgacttgggctccatctccaccactgtccccaaatccatggccagttccctctgggacaccaggaccatttcctatggaggatgtgctgcccaggtcttttggtttctcttctttgtttcttcagagtaTTACCTTCTGaccgtcatggcctatgaccgctatgtagccatctgcaaacccctgcactatgtgACCGTCATGGACAGCCGAGCTTGcatcaaaatggcagcagctgcctggggcagtggtttcctcaatGCGGTGCTGCACGttggaaacacattttccattccattctgccaaggcaatgctgtggagcagttcttctgtgaaatcccccagctcctcaagctctcctgctcgcACTCCTACGTCAGGAAAGCTGGGTTTACTGTGGTCAGTCTTTGCGTAGCTTGTgggtgttttctgttccttgtcctgtcctatgtgcagatatTCACGgttgtgctgaggatcccctctgagcagggacggcacaaggccttttccacgtgcctccctcacgtggccgtggtctccctgtttgccagctctgccatgtttgcctacctgaagtcCTACTCAAGCTCATCCCCAGCTCTGAATCttgtggtggctgttctgtatgcagtggtgcctccagcagtgaaccccctcatctacagcatgaggactCAGGAGCTCAAAGAGGCACTAAAGAGACTGATCCGctgtctgctgttgcagcaggaaTAA